A region from the Saccharomonospora azurea NA-128 genome encodes:
- a CDS encoding YbaB/EbfC family nucleoid-associated protein, translating into MLGQNPIEAGEQLERFAETLQQKAQGYAALHQQLGSASVTERSAGGEVEVTVDGNGVLTRLELSERTRGMDPAAVSATVMGCLRQAQARLREQVSALVADTVGDDPAGNNIVNQYAERFPYAVEEDDEARREPRSSLGRLGEEIPGDRREPRRPRPRPYDEDDDDLGGGSILR; encoded by the coding sequence ATGCTGGGGCAGAATCCCATCGAAGCCGGGGAGCAGCTGGAGCGGTTCGCCGAGACCTTGCAGCAGAAGGCGCAGGGCTATGCCGCGCTGCACCAGCAGCTGGGTTCGGCCAGCGTGACGGAGCGGTCGGCCGGTGGCGAGGTCGAGGTGACCGTCGACGGCAACGGCGTGCTCACGAGGCTGGAGTTGTCGGAGCGGACCAGGGGCATGGACCCGGCCGCGGTGTCCGCCACCGTCATGGGCTGCCTGCGGCAGGCGCAGGCCCGGCTGCGCGAGCAGGTCAGCGCTCTCGTCGCGGACACGGTGGGCGACGACCCGGCCGGCAACAACATCGTCAACCAGTACGCCGAGCGGTTCCCGTATGCGGTCGAGGAGGACGACGAGGCACGGCGGGAGCCGAGGTCGTCCCTCGGGCGGCTCGGCGAGGAAATTCCCGGCGACCGCCGGGAACCGCGTCGGCCCCGGCCACGTCCGTATGACGAGGACGACGACGATCTGGGTGGCGGGTCCATCCTGCGGTAG
- a CDS encoding SDR family NAD(P)-dependent oxidoreductase — translation MTRFAGKAALVTGGGSGIGRAIAIALAKEGAAVAVTGRDKDKLAATVGIIQDSGGTAIAVPADVTIASDAAAMVEATVRELGGLHIAVNSAGVLPPGGQVADISEDSWHAAMANLNGTWLSMKYEISHMRDNGGGAIVNLSSAIGSQMTMPYTGAYAASKAGVSVLTRTAAKEYISAGIRVNAVSPGPVETPMSLLPGETEADRAARLAGALPIGRAATVEEVASAVLWLAADESGFTVGHDLVLDGAASN, via the coding sequence TTGACACGGTTCGCAGGGAAGGCCGCACTCGTCACCGGGGGTGGCTCGGGCATCGGCCGCGCCATCGCCATCGCACTGGCGAAGGAGGGCGCCGCCGTCGCGGTGACCGGCCGGGACAAGGACAAGCTGGCGGCGACGGTCGGCATCATCCAGGACAGCGGCGGCACCGCGATCGCGGTTCCCGCCGACGTCACGATCGCGAGTGACGCCGCCGCGATGGTGGAGGCCACCGTGCGTGAGCTCGGCGGTCTGCACATCGCGGTCAACTCGGCAGGCGTACTGCCGCCGGGCGGCCAGGTCGCCGACATCTCCGAGGACAGCTGGCACGCCGCCATGGCGAACCTGAACGGCACCTGGCTGTCGATGAAGTACGAAATCTCGCACATGCGGGACAACGGCGGCGGGGCGATCGTCAACCTGTCCTCCGCCATCGGCTCGCAGATGACGATGCCGTACACCGGCGCCTACGCCGCCTCGAAGGCCGGGGTCAGCGTGCTGACCCGGACGGCGGCCAAGGAGTACATCAGCGCCGGCATCCGCGTGAACGCGGTCAGCCCGGGGCCGGTCGAGACGCCCATGTCGCTGCTGCCCGGCGAGACCGAGGCCGACCGCGCCGCTCGCCTCGCCGGTGCGCTGCCGATCGGCCGCGCGGCGACCGTGGAGGAGGTGGCCTCCGCGGTGCTGTGGCTGGCCGCGGACGAGTCCGGGTTCACCGTGGGCCACGACCTCGTGCTCGATGGCGCCGCGAGCAACTAG
- a CDS encoding type VII secretion target: protein MGDSYRVSPDEVRAHAETVRGFEQRASAAAEAGAHVAGLDDAYGILCQPFGSMVSGPQERGVEALNQAREATARLAENLDAAADAYEEFEKSVVELLEKIGRDVDAARLKTVAVPGR from the coding sequence ATGGGAGACTCCTACCGGGTCAGTCCGGACGAGGTCCGGGCTCACGCGGAAACCGTGCGGGGGTTCGAGCAGCGGGCGAGTGCGGCGGCGGAGGCCGGAGCCCACGTGGCCGGTCTGGACGACGCCTACGGGATCCTGTGCCAGCCGTTCGGTTCGATGGTCTCCGGCCCGCAGGAGCGTGGTGTCGAGGCGTTGAACCAGGCCCGCGAGGCCACTGCGCGGCTGGCTGAGAACCTCGATGCCGCGGCAGACGCCTACGAGGAGTTCGAGAAGTCCGTGGTCGAGCTCCTGGAGAAGATCGGTCGGGACGTCGATGCGGCCCGGCTCAAGACGGTGGCGGTGCCCGGCCGATGA
- a CDS encoding nuclear transport factor 2 family protein: MTSAHARADRFATALRTLEETGDSAQLRELFGPHPELLRPQVVTSDDEATDVARFWERYRSPFSTISTEFVRVAESGDRGELEWVSRGTLANGRAIEYSGVSLLNFDDQDRIRRFATYFDTAAFLRPEKTPRT; the protein is encoded by the coding sequence ATGACGAGCGCGCACGCACGGGCCGACCGTTTCGCCACCGCGCTGCGGACCCTGGAGGAGACCGGGGACAGCGCGCAGCTGCGGGAGCTGTTCGGGCCGCATCCGGAACTCCTGAGGCCGCAGGTGGTCACCAGTGACGACGAGGCCACCGACGTCGCGCGGTTCTGGGAGCGATACCGCTCGCCGTTCTCGACGATCTCCACCGAGTTCGTCCGGGTGGCGGAGTCCGGCGACCGGGGCGAGCTCGAATGGGTCTCGCGCGGCACGCTCGCCAACGGCCGGGCGATCGAATACAGCGGGGTCTCGTTGCTGAACTTCGACGACCAGGACCGCATCCGCCGGTTCGCCACGTACTTCGACACGGCGGCCTTCCTGCGCCCGGAGAAGACTCCGCGCACGTGA
- a CDS encoding FAD-binding oxidoreductase, which yields MNARFVGDPDAVVIATRTEHVVSAVQQAVDAGRRISVRSGGHCYENFVFRPEIDTVIDVSRMDQVSFDEERRAFAVRPGALLGRIYETLFRGWGVTLPGGSCPDVGAGGHFAGGGYGPLSRRFGLTIDHLEAVEVVVVDGSGKAKAVVATRDPDDPHHELWWAHTGGGGGNFGIVTTYWFRSSGVGPDAAPGDMLPRPPAEMLVSSVTFDWSSLSSSSFQALVANYGEWCAQHSGADDPYATLFSQLQLAPAAAGSFTLTTQLEAGAQATARLDDFLAAVTGSVPHVETDRRVLPWMHTTTGWPGFSGGDRTTRFKAKSAYHRTGFTSAQTEALYRNLADFGYPGALIMLTTFGGAVNTVDEAATASAHRDSVLKPHYIGFWTDPEQDAEQFGRLRTLYRDVYADTGGVPVPDERTDGCFINYADADLADPEQNASGVPWSTLYYKGNYPQLQRAKRTYDPGNVFTHALGIRP from the coding sequence GTGAACGCGCGATTCGTCGGCGATCCCGACGCCGTGGTCATCGCCACGCGGACCGAACACGTGGTGAGCGCGGTCCAGCAGGCGGTCGACGCGGGACGCCGGATCAGCGTGCGTTCCGGGGGACACTGCTACGAGAACTTCGTCTTCCGGCCGGAGATCGACACCGTCATCGACGTGTCGCGAATGGACCAGGTCTCGTTCGACGAGGAGCGGCGCGCCTTCGCCGTCCGGCCCGGCGCCCTGCTCGGTCGCATCTACGAGACGCTCTTCCGCGGCTGGGGCGTCACCCTGCCGGGAGGCTCGTGCCCCGACGTGGGCGCGGGCGGACATTTCGCGGGCGGCGGGTACGGACCGCTGTCCCGCCGCTTCGGGCTGACGATCGACCACCTCGAGGCGGTGGAGGTCGTCGTCGTGGACGGCAGCGGCAAGGCGAAAGCCGTCGTCGCCACCCGCGACCCCGACGACCCCCACCACGAGCTGTGGTGGGCCCACACGGGCGGCGGTGGCGGCAACTTCGGCATCGTCACCACCTACTGGTTCCGCAGCTCCGGAGTGGGCCCGGACGCCGCGCCCGGCGACATGCTGCCGAGGCCGCCCGCCGAGATGCTGGTCAGCAGCGTCACCTTCGACTGGAGCTCCTTGTCCTCGTCGTCGTTCCAGGCCCTCGTCGCCAACTACGGCGAGTGGTGCGCGCAGCACTCCGGTGCCGACGACCCCTACGCCACGCTGTTCAGCCAGCTCCAGCTCGCTCCCGCAGCGGCGGGCTCGTTCACGCTGACCACCCAACTGGAGGCGGGCGCGCAGGCGACCGCGCGGCTCGACGACTTCCTCGCCGCCGTGACCGGGTCCGTGCCGCACGTCGAAACCGACCGGCGCGTGTTGCCCTGGATGCACACCACCACGGGCTGGCCGGGCTTCAGCGGTGGCGACCGCACCACCCGCTTCAAGGCGAAGTCGGCGTACCACCGCACGGGCTTCACGTCCGCGCAGACCGAGGCGTTGTACCGCAATCTCGCGGACTTCGGTTACCCGGGCGCGCTGATCATGCTGACCACGTTCGGCGGCGCGGTCAACACGGTCGACGAGGCGGCCACCGCGTCGGCGCACCGCGATTCCGTACTCAAGCCGCACTACATCGGCTTCTGGACCGACCCGGAACAGGACGCGGAGCAGTTCGGCCGGCTGCGCACGCTCTACCGCGACGTCTACGCCGACACGGGAGGCGTGCCGGTGCCGGACGAGCGCACCGACGGATGTTTCATCAACTACGCCGACGCCGATCTGGCCGACCCGGAACAGAACGCCTCCGGTGTCCCGTGGTCGACGCTGTACTACAAGGGCAACTACCCGCAGCTGCAGAGGGCGAAGAGGACCTACGACCCGGGCAACGTGTTCACCCACGCCCTGGGCATTCGGCCGTGA
- a CDS encoding CPBP family intramembrane glutamic endopeptidase, translating to MSTTTTKYRGDLILFMIIAFAVSWGAWFTATALGGAAPDSPGFAPYVLGAFGPLIGAAVIRLRRAKRGEPAPDHAVRFRRSVLVRTPLLLVLGSATVLGGALLAQVAGGPAVSLDNAMSVVESNPAGPVAFFLTMLLTGPLSEEPGWRGTAFPRMRASLGRVRVSLVLGVIWAVWHLPLFFVTGTVQNQLGLATPSGVLFAASSIPMAMLCCCAYERAGVAASVAVHFAVNTTMVLVGVAAPVAQALILGIQAVVVAVLLATHRPATTTAAPTDGAADTRPDVEVASAVSR from the coding sequence ATGTCGACGACCACCACGAAGTATCGAGGCGATCTGATCCTGTTCATGATCATCGCGTTCGCCGTGAGCTGGGGAGCCTGGTTCACGGCGACCGCACTCGGCGGAGCGGCGCCGGACTCGCCCGGCTTCGCCCCGTACGTCCTCGGAGCCTTCGGCCCCTTGATCGGCGCCGCGGTCATCCGCCTCCGCCGGGCCAAGCGCGGCGAACCCGCGCCCGACCACGCGGTGCGGTTCCGGCGCAGCGTCCTCGTCCGGACGCCGCTGCTGCTGGTGCTGGGGTCGGCGACCGTGCTGGGAGGTGCGCTCCTCGCACAGGTCGCGGGCGGTCCGGCCGTGAGCCTCGACAACGCGATGAGCGTCGTCGAGAGCAACCCCGCCGGCCCCGTCGCGTTCTTCCTCACCATGCTGCTCACGGGGCCGTTGTCCGAGGAGCCGGGCTGGCGCGGCACCGCGTTCCCGAGGATGCGCGCGTCGCTGGGCCGGGTCCGGGTCAGCCTGGTACTGGGCGTCATCTGGGCCGTGTGGCACCTGCCGCTGTTCTTCGTCACCGGCACCGTCCAGAACCAACTCGGTCTCGCGACCCCGAGCGGTGTGCTCTTCGCGGCGAGCTCCATCCCGATGGCGATGTTGTGCTGCTGCGCCTACGAACGAGCCGGTGTCGCCGCGTCCGTCGCGGTGCACTTCGCGGTGAACACGACCATGGTGCTGGTGGGTGTCGCCGCCCCGGTGGCACAGGCGCTGATCCTCGGAATCCAGGCAGTCGTCGTGGCGGTTCTCCTCGCCACCCACCGCCCGGCGACCACCACGGCGGCGCCGACCGACGGCGCGGCCGACACCAGGCCGGACGTCGAGGTCGCGAGCGCGGTGTCCCGGTAG
- a CDS encoding Fpg/Nei family DNA glycosylase, which yields MPEGHVVHRLARELAADLDGRRLSVSSPQGRFTTEAERVDGAVLRRTDAHGKHLFVGLSSDDEIHVHLGMRGKWLRFAPPTGPALPQVRLRLATESVAWDLIAPSRCELLTKQAARALVRELGPDPLRSDADDEAAATALRDAPGAIGAALLDQSVVSGVGNVFRSEALHAVGIAPTRPCRELTTDEARALWAELRRMMAQAVEDGRIVTVDVADRASIPEAEARKVYKQEHCRDCGTPVVTGTVGGRTAYHCPRDQPG from the coding sequence GTGCCCGAGGGACACGTCGTTCACCGGTTGGCCCGTGAGCTGGCCGCGGACCTCGACGGGCGCCGCCTGTCGGTGAGTTCGCCCCAGGGCCGCTTCACCACCGAGGCCGAGCGCGTGGACGGCGCGGTGCTGCGGCGCACCGACGCCCACGGCAAGCACCTGTTCGTCGGGCTCTCCTCCGACGACGAGATCCACGTCCACCTCGGCATGCGGGGAAAGTGGCTCCGCTTCGCGCCCCCGACCGGCCCGGCACTGCCTCAGGTGCGGCTGCGCCTGGCGACCGAGTCCGTGGCCTGGGACCTCATCGCGCCGTCACGCTGCGAGCTCCTGACGAAGCAGGCCGCGCGGGCCCTGGTGCGCGAGTTGGGGCCCGACCCACTCCGCTCGGACGCCGACGACGAGGCCGCCGCCACCGCGCTGCGCGACGCACCCGGAGCCATCGGCGCGGCCCTACTCGACCAGTCCGTGGTCTCCGGCGTCGGCAACGTCTTCCGCAGCGAAGCCCTGCACGCCGTCGGCATCGCTCCAACCCGGCCGTGCCGGGAGTTGACCACCGACGAGGCCCGGGCACTGTGGGCGGAGCTGCGGCGGATGATGGCGCAGGCGGTGGAGGACGGACGCATCGTCACGGTGGACGTCGCCGACCGCGCGTCGATCCCCGAGGCCGAGGCGCGGAAGGTCTACAAGCAGGAACACTGCCGCGACTGCGGCACCCCGGTGGTCACCGGCACCGTGGGCGGGCGCACGGCCTACCACTGCCCCCGCGACCAGCCGGGGTGA
- a CDS encoding WXG100-like domain-containing protein: MSKPLVEENTDPDNFYAADRADGDPFTKMDAPSQDGGTGFMTGVTPFEAGWAIAEGIDKGDYKLAVSGLVAGGLDVASAVTDPIGFVAGQVISWMLEHIEPARKALDDLAGNPDMVKAYAQSWTNVEEELTALGDEMKTAAPAETEGWTGGAADAYRTKAENLAGVFGSAAGAAHGIAGLTMGMAEVVNGVRTAVRDLLASIAGSLVSWSIELLCTLGTAAPVVAAQATTAIARVTNMVAKLLKALGTAMTDAITWLTVLRDLFDGLLRAINALKESQQTAPA, encoded by the coding sequence ATGAGCAAGCCACTGGTCGAGGAGAACACCGACCCCGACAACTTCTACGCGGCCGACCGCGCGGACGGCGACCCGTTCACCAAGATGGACGCCCCGAGCCAGGACGGCGGCACGGGATTCATGACCGGCGTGACGCCCTTCGAGGCGGGTTGGGCGATCGCCGAGGGGATCGACAAGGGCGACTACAAGCTGGCCGTCAGCGGCCTGGTCGCCGGTGGGCTCGACGTCGCCTCCGCGGTCACCGACCCGATCGGGTTCGTCGCGGGCCAGGTGATCTCGTGGATGCTCGAACACATCGAGCCCGCCCGCAAGGCGCTGGACGACCTGGCGGGCAACCCGGACATGGTGAAGGCGTACGCGCAGTCGTGGACCAACGTCGAGGAGGAACTCACCGCCCTCGGCGACGAGATGAAGACCGCGGCTCCGGCGGAGACCGAGGGCTGGACGGGCGGCGCCGCCGACGCCTACCGCACGAAGGCGGAGAACCTCGCGGGCGTGTTCGGGAGTGCGGCCGGTGCGGCACACGGCATCGCCGGGCTCACCATGGGCATGGCCGAGGTCGTCAACGGTGTCCGCACCGCGGTGCGGGACCTGCTGGCGAGCATCGCGGGCTCCCTGGTGAGCTGGAGCATCGAGCTGCTCTGCACGCTCGGCACGGCGGCGCCCGTCGTGGCCGCCCAGGCGACCACCGCCATCGCGCGCGTCACGAACATGGTGGCCAAGCTCCTCAAGGCTCTCGGCACCGCGATGACCGACGCGATCACCTGGCTCACCGTGTTGCGCGACCTGTTCGACGGTCTGCTTCGCGCCATCAACGCGTTGAAGGAGAGCCAGCAGACGGCTCCGGCGTGA
- a CDS encoding DUF2075 domain-containing protein — translation MLTLAAKEIREREQFVLLDEQKVAFELVLRAVDRARAANTRTVVVVLGGPGPGKSAIALSLVGDLARRGRTVHHATGSSAFTRSLRKIAGRGNSRVQNLFKYFNNYTSAGPSDLDVLVCDEAHRIRETSVNRFTRREVRERAGRQIDELIDVAWVPVFLLDEHQTVRPGEMGSLREITAAAEAKGCAVDVVRLHGQFRCGGSAAYDTWVERLLGLDPVPPTPWSHLADSDDEFAVTTAESPAALEAWLSAQQAQHGGTARLAAGCCWTWSDPVSTADGKRLVDDVVIGDWSPPWNAKPEKRVPDAPELRASDPRGFGQVGCIYTAQGFEYDWAGVILGPDFVRRNGRWVARCEHSRDPAVKKADELPFAALIRNTYKVLLTRGMCGVGVFRPTRRPRSSWRR, via the coding sequence TTGCTCACCCTCGCGGCGAAGGAGATCCGGGAACGGGAACAGTTCGTGCTGCTGGACGAGCAGAAGGTCGCGTTCGAGCTGGTGTTGCGGGCGGTGGACAGGGCGAGGGCCGCGAACACCCGGACCGTCGTCGTCGTGCTGGGCGGCCCCGGGCCAGGGAAGAGCGCCATCGCGCTGAGCCTCGTGGGAGACCTCGCTCGGCGCGGCCGCACCGTGCACCACGCGACCGGCTCCTCCGCCTTCACCCGGAGCTTGCGCAAGATCGCCGGACGCGGGAACAGCCGGGTGCAGAACCTGTTCAAGTACTTCAACAACTACACCTCCGCCGGACCAAGCGATCTCGACGTGCTGGTCTGCGACGAGGCCCACCGCATCCGCGAGACCAGCGTCAACCGCTTCACTCGGCGCGAGGTGCGGGAACGCGCGGGACGCCAGATCGACGAGCTGATCGACGTCGCGTGGGTGCCCGTGTTCCTGCTGGACGAGCACCAGACGGTGCGGCCCGGCGAGATGGGGTCGCTGCGCGAGATCACGGCCGCCGCCGAGGCCAAGGGCTGTGCCGTCGACGTCGTTCGCCTGCACGGCCAGTTCCGGTGCGGTGGCTCGGCCGCCTACGACACGTGGGTGGAGCGGCTGTTGGGACTCGACCCTGTCCCGCCAACACCATGGAGCCACCTCGCCGATTCGGACGACGAGTTCGCCGTCACCACCGCCGAGTCACCCGCAGCGCTGGAGGCGTGGCTGTCGGCGCAGCAGGCTCAGCACGGTGGCACGGCACGCCTCGCCGCCGGCTGCTGCTGGACGTGGAGCGATCCGGTGTCGACCGCCGACGGGAAGAGGCTCGTCGACGACGTGGTGATCGGCGACTGGAGCCCTCCGTGGAACGCCAAACCGGAGAAGCGGGTGCCCGATGCGCCGGAATTACGGGCGTCGGACCCGCGCGGGTTCGGGCAGGTGGGTTGCATCTACACCGCGCAGGGCTTCGAGTACGACTGGGCGGGCGTCATCCTCGGTCCCGACTTCGTCCGCCGGAACGGGCGATGGGTGGCCAGGTGCGAGCACTCGCGCGATCCGGCGGTGAAGAAGGCCGACGAGCTCCCCTTCGCCGCGCTGATCCGCAACACCTACAAGGTGCTGCTGACGCGGGGCATGTGTGGGGTCGGCGTGTTTCGACCGACCCGGAGACCCAGGAGTTCCTGGAGAAGATGA
- a CDS encoding alpha/beta hydrolase, translating to MRWSEALPNLDLTVTADDGTPLAGTLTVPTGPGPHPTVLLLHGSGPLDRDGNTRRLPLNLGPPLADALAAEGIATLRYDRRGAGATPGTWQATGFTDNRCDAAAALRALTAHPAVRSDALGVLGHSEGALHALSLAADHDVRAVVLLAGYAGLGEDALRWQARSLVRRLPAPVRLLRRPLGALGNRVLTRLADTRTDVARVAGFPVNARWMREMLAHDTRDDLVAVKARVLAVTGAKDIQVNPADLHEIARLVPGGAETHLVPDLTHVLRRDPARHTLRSYRRLLREPVDPDLLALVSTWLARELSATAGS from the coding sequence GTGAGATGGAGTGAAGCGTTGCCCAACCTCGACCTGACGGTCACCGCGGACGACGGGACCCCTCTGGCCGGAACACTGACCGTGCCGACCGGACCCGGCCCACACCCCACCGTCCTGCTGCTGCACGGCTCCGGCCCCCTCGATCGCGACGGCAACACCCGTCGGCTCCCCCTGAACCTCGGACCCCCGCTGGCCGATGCCCTCGCCGCCGAGGGCATCGCCACGTTGCGCTACGACCGGCGCGGCGCCGGCGCGACTCCCGGAACGTGGCAGGCCACCGGCTTCACCGACAACCGCTGCGACGCCGCCGCCGCACTGCGCGCGCTGACAGCACATCCCGCCGTGCGCTCCGACGCTCTCGGCGTCCTCGGCCACAGCGAAGGCGCACTCCACGCCCTGTCGCTGGCCGCCGACCACGACGTGCGAGCCGTCGTCCTCCTGGCGGGCTACGCGGGGCTCGGCGAGGATGCCCTGCGGTGGCAGGCTCGCTCGCTCGTCCGTAGGCTCCCCGCACCGGTTCGCCTGCTCCGACGTCCCCTGGGAGCGCTCGGCAACCGGGTCCTCACCCGGCTCGCCGACACCCGCACGGACGTGGCCCGCGTGGCCGGATTCCCGGTCAACGCCCGGTGGATGCGGGAGATGCTCGCCCACGACACCCGCGACGACCTCGTCGCCGTGAAAGCTCGCGTCCTGGCCGTCACCGGCGCGAAGGACATCCAGGTGAATCCCGCCGACCTCCACGAAATCGCGAGGCTCGTTCCCGGTGGGGCCGAAACCCACCTCGTGCCCGACCTCACGCACGTCCTGCGCCGCGACCCGGCACGGCACACCCTGCGGTCCTACCGCCGCCTGTTACGCGAGCCGGTCGATCCCGACCTGCTCGCGCTCGTCTCCACCTGGCTGGCCCGCGAACTCTCCGCGACCGCCGGCAGCTGA
- a CDS encoding helix-turn-helix domain-containing protein, protein MATADLLLHPVRLRILQALLGSGELTTAQLRERLPDVPAATMYRHVAALTQAEILEVARETPVRGTVERSYRVRQDKALVDAEARTTMTKDDHRRAFTVFTGALMADFERYLSREDTEPAREGVLYRQGAVYLSEEEFAELVDELEAVVERRAHTAPGDGRTRHIVSLVLVPDKPGDPADGASSGTGSGADQPQ, encoded by the coding sequence ATGGCCACCGCCGATCTTCTTCTTCACCCCGTCCGGCTGCGGATCCTGCAGGCCCTGCTCGGCTCCGGCGAGCTGACCACCGCGCAGCTGCGCGAGCGGCTGCCCGACGTGCCCGCGGCGACCATGTATCGCCACGTCGCGGCGCTCACGCAGGCCGAGATCCTGGAAGTCGCGCGGGAAACGCCCGTGCGCGGCACGGTCGAACGCAGTTACCGGGTGCGCCAGGACAAGGCGCTCGTCGACGCCGAAGCCCGCACCACGATGACCAAGGACGACCACCGGCGGGCGTTCACCGTGTTCACCGGAGCCCTGATGGCGGATTTCGAGCGCTATCTGTCCCGCGAGGACACGGAACCCGCTCGCGAAGGCGTCCTCTACCGGCAGGGTGCGGTGTATCTGTCCGAGGAGGAGTTCGCCGAGTTGGTCGACGAGCTCGAAGCCGTCGTCGAGCGCCGCGCCCACACGGCTCCCGGCGACGGACGCACGCGCCACATCGTCAGTCTGGTGCTCGTTCCCGACAAACCGGGCGACCCCGCGGACGGTGCCTCGTCGGGCACCGGCTCCGGTGCGGACCAGCCGCAGTGA
- a CDS encoding glycoside hydrolase family 3 protein: MTAVLVAMVSTVALPGGTSTAADAEGPAAIPGPACQGLARSLTARATDVEKVGQLFIPWVTTPTEDGPTELERRRIQERGYGSFNFNGGTLHGPEHAALYTNTLQRWAADTRLGIPVLPTMDMEIGAAHRFSVMGPGPGKATPLPYPMGLGATRDTEAAATSARITADEARAIGFAMNIAPVADVNTNPTNPVIGVRSFSEDTDLVSDLIAAQVREYQAHGVIAMPKHFPGHGDTNLDSHTDLPTVSYDRRTLERVHLAPFEAAIAAGTDSIMTAHVVVEAVDPDLPATLSKKVLTGLLREDMGFDGLIVTDSMSMAAIRDRWGMGGAAVMAFQAGADMIMASDDEPYDAILGAVRSGEIPRKRLDESVQRIIELKCEYGLFDDRYVDPARATATFGTPEHLDAAERISRDSVTLVANDGALPLSAEGAQRIVVTGATHGGTADQLPDLVSETEARTDATVVDHGWDLAGQPTDAQIAEVVEAAETADAVLVGTFSKATSPPQQTALVTALAATDTPVVVLSLGLPYEIADYGDVDGAVATYAVDLWGSPSRSAVLAGLDVVFGEQPGGTLPVSLGEDYPFGHGLTY, encoded by the coding sequence GTGACCGCCGTGCTGGTGGCGATGGTGTCGACCGTCGCCCTGCCCGGTGGGACGTCGACGGCCGCCGACGCCGAGGGGCCCGCGGCGATCCCGGGTCCGGCGTGCCAGGGCCTCGCGCGCAGTCTGACGGCGCGGGCCACCGACGTGGAGAAGGTCGGGCAGCTGTTCATCCCGTGGGTCACGACGCCGACGGAGGACGGGCCGACGGAGTTGGAACGGCGCCGCATCCAGGAACGCGGCTACGGTTCGTTCAACTTCAACGGCGGGACACTGCACGGTCCGGAACACGCCGCGCTCTACACCAACACGCTGCAGCGTTGGGCGGCCGACACCCGCCTGGGCATCCCGGTGCTGCCCACGATGGACATGGAGATCGGCGCGGCCCACCGGTTCTCGGTCATGGGCCCCGGCCCGGGCAAGGCGACCCCGTTGCCGTATCCCATGGGACTCGGCGCGACCCGCGACACCGAGGCGGCGGCCACGAGCGCCCGGATCACCGCAGACGAGGCCCGTGCGATCGGGTTCGCGATGAACATCGCCCCCGTCGCCGACGTCAACACCAACCCCACCAACCCGGTGATCGGCGTCCGGTCGTTCAGCGAGGACACGGACCTGGTGTCCGACCTGATCGCCGCGCAGGTGCGCGAGTACCAGGCACACGGCGTCATCGCGATGCCCAAGCACTTCCCCGGTCACGGGGACACGAACCTCGACTCGCACACCGACCTGCCCACGGTGTCGTACGACCGCCGGACTCTGGAGCGGGTGCACCTGGCGCCGTTCGAGGCCGCGATCGCCGCGGGCACCGACTCGATCATGACGGCGCACGTGGTGGTGGAGGCCGTCGACCCGGACCTGCCCGCCACGCTGTCGAAGAAGGTGCTGACCGGGCTCCTCCGTGAGGACATGGGCTTCGACGGGTTGATCGTCACCGACTCGATGTCGATGGCCGCGATCCGGGACCGCTGGGGCATGGGCGGCGCGGCGGTGATGGCGTTCCAGGCGGGCGCCGACATGATCATGGCGAGCGACGACGAGCCCTACGACGCGATCCTCGGCGCGGTGCGCTCGGGCGAGATCCCGCGGAAGCGGCTGGACGAGTCCGTGCAGCGGATCATCGAGCTGAAGTGCGAGTACGGGCTGTTCGACGACCGGTACGTCGACCCGGCTCGTGCGACCGCGACGTTCGGGACGCCCGAGCACCTGGACGCCGCCGAACGGATCAGCCGTGACTCGGTGACACTGGTCGCCAACGACGGCGCCCTCCCGCTGAGCGCGGAGGGCGCGCAGCGGATCGTCGTCACCGGCGCCACCCACGGCGGAACGGCCGACCAACTGCCGGACCTGGTGTCCGAGACCGAGGCCCGCACCGACGCGACCGTCGTCGACCACGGCTGGGACCTCGCCGGTCAACCGACCGACGCGCAGATCGCCGAGGTGGTGGAGGCTGCCGAGACGGCCGACGCCGTGCTCGTCGGGACGTTCTCGAAAGCCACCTCGCCTCCCCAGCAGACCGCGCTCGTGACGGCGCTGGCGGCGACCGACACGCCCGTCGTCGTGTTGTCGCTCGGGCTCCCCTACGAGATCGCCGACTACGGCGACGTCGACGGCGCCGTCGCGACCTACGCCGTCGACCTGTGGGGATCGCCCTCGCGCAGCGCGGTCCTGGCCGGCCTGGACGTCGTGTTCGGCGAGCAGCCCGGCGGCACGCTCCCGGTCAGCCTGGGTGAGGACTATCCGTTCGGACACGGGCTCACCTACTGA